From one Leifsonia soli genomic stretch:
- a CDS encoding RidA family protein codes for MSERTAVFTPEAPAPAHVFSQGVRRGPFLQVSGQGPVDPVSNSYIHEGDVKAQTLRTLQNVEAILTAGGATFDDVMMLRVYLTARDDFAAMNEAYGEFLSSRVRSGVLPARTTVFTGLPRAEMLVEIDALAVLD; via the coding sequence ATGTCCGAACGCACCGCCGTCTTCACCCCGGAGGCCCCCGCACCCGCTCACGTCTTCTCGCAGGGGGTGAGGCGCGGCCCCTTCCTCCAGGTGTCGGGACAGGGACCCGTCGACCCGGTGAGCAACTCGTACATCCACGAGGGCGACGTGAAAGCGCAGACGCTCCGGACGCTCCAGAACGTCGAGGCCATCCTCACCGCCGGAGGGGCGACCTTCGACGACGTGATGATGCTCCGTGTCTACCTGACCGCCCGCGACGACTTCGCTGCCATGAACGAGGCCTACGGCGAGTTCTTGTCGTCGCGGGTCCGATCGGGCGTGCTTCCGGCGCGCACCACGGTGTTCACCGGCCTCCCCCGCGCGGAGATGCTGGTGGAGATCGACGCCCTCGCCGTGCTCGACTGA